Below is a window of Mucilaginibacter ginkgonis DNA.
CCTGATATTGTTTTGCTTGATTGGATGTTGCCCGGCAAACAAGGCTCTGAAGTTTGTGAAAATATTCGTAAAAATGGCTTCGATAAACTAGTCATCATGATGACGGCTAAAGCGCAGGATGTAGATAAAATTGAGGCTTACAACTTTGGCGTATCTGACTACATAACCAAGCCTTACAACATGGATGTGCTGGTGGCGATGATAGATAATAAGATAAAGTTCTCGCTTAATAACGATAAGCATGAAACCTATCGTTTTGCCAACATGGAGCATCATCCTAATACCCACTTGTTGATAAAGGATGGCCGCAAGATAGAGCTTACTATTTTGGAGAACCGCATTTTGCTGTACTTCTTGAAAAATAAGAATAAGGTAATAAATCGCGAAGAACTGATGATGGAAGTGTGGGGATACAATGCTGATGTAAACACGCGTACGCTTGATATGCATATTGTGCGCTTGCGTAAAAAAATTGAGGATAACCCCGACTCGCCACAGTATTTGCAAACTGTGCGTGGTATTGGTTACCGCTTTGCTTACGAATAAAATTTATTTGGACTGCAACCTTTAGCGAAAGGGCGGCGTCTTATTGCATACTTAAACAAACTTAAACATGAAAGCATTAGCTAAAGTACTTGTTGTTGCACTGTTGACTGTAGGCGTAAACAAAGCCTTTGCAGACACGCAAGACCGCCACATCAGCGGTTTTAACGCTATTAGCATCGGTGGCTCGTTCGACACCTATTTAACCCAGGGTGGCACAGAATCGGTAAAGGTTGAAGCGCCGGGTGATATCATCAATGAAATTAAAACAGAGGTTGTTGACGGCGAATTAAAGATCTATCAAAAAAGCAAAGGCTGGGGAAACTGGTGGAACGGTAGTCACAAAAAAGTAGTGATCTATATCTCTGCCAAACAATTAAAGGCGGTGTCCCAGTCAGGCTCAGGCGACTTGTTCTTTAAAAATGGAATCTCTTCATCATCATTGGTATTGCATGTATCCGGTTCCGGCAATGCTACCGGAAGGGTAGAGGCGGGCGAACTGCAATGCAGTGTCTCGGGCTCTGGTGACATGAAATTAGAAGGTAAGGCATCTAATGCCGCTATAACCGTTTCAGGTTCGGGAACTTACAGCGCCCGCGACCTGGTGACTAATAACGTTGCCGTAAGGGTATCGGGCTCTGGTGATGCCACGGTAAACGCAAATGATAAAATTGATGCGTCTGTATCAGGTTCAGGTGATGTTCGTTACACCGGCGCTGCCAAAAACGTATCAACCTCAAAATCGGGAAGCGGCAGCGTGCACCGTATTTAATTAGCGAATAAGTGAGTTGTTAATGGTGAGTTGACCTCCCACCGATTTGTTTTTGAAACTTCATAAAGAAAGCCGGTTATTACCCGGCTTTCTTTATTATGGATACCTATGCTGTGGCTTTTTGCGGCCAAGTGATAAATTTTAACTATTCACCATTCACAAGACAAACCAATTACCAAA
It encodes the following:
- a CDS encoding response regulator transcription factor is translated as MNQEIKIALVEDDENLRFLVAERLQTEGYRVLEASNGDDAEKMIMQENPDIVLLDWMLPGKQGSEVCENIRKNGFDKLVIMMTAKAQDVDKIEAYNFGVSDYITKPYNMDVLVAMIDNKIKFSLNNDKHETYRFANMEHHPNTHLLIKDGRKIELTILENRILLYFLKNKNKVINREELMMEVWGYNADVNTRTLDMHIVRLRKKIEDNPDSPQYLQTVRGIGYRFAYE
- a CDS encoding head GIN domain-containing protein, with the translated sequence MKALAKVLVVALLTVGVNKAFADTQDRHISGFNAISIGGSFDTYLTQGGTESVKVEAPGDIINEIKTEVVDGELKIYQKSKGWGNWWNGSHKKVVIYISAKQLKAVSQSGSGDLFFKNGISSSSLVLHVSGSGNATGRVEAGELQCSVSGSGDMKLEGKASNAAITVSGSGTYSARDLVTNNVAVRVSGSGDATVNANDKIDASVSGSGDVRYTGAAKNVSTSKSGSGSVHRI